The following coding sequences lie in one Cannabis sativa cultivar Pink pepper isolate KNU-18-1 chromosome 5, ASM2916894v1, whole genome shotgun sequence genomic window:
- the LOC115717108 gene encoding nitrate regulatory gene2 protein translates to MGCAASKLDNEDTVRRCKDRRRLMKEAVHARHHLAAAHADYCRSLRVTGSALTSFASYEPLAVSDQTPAVFLHPPPQLYQKHPPPPSEKPISPRVLSPSPSLHQPPPPPFSPFPVHSPTIASSKLPHILSSSSLASSVPPSRSHNLQRRRKQQQPKLPHILSESSPSSSPQSQKSNFTTGFPTAFQANSTYTSTPSQASSIWNWENFYPPSPPDSEFFNQRRTETKQFPQEKQSNHDDDDEGDSEIEMETETETERSEYDFFHPKVQEDHLHHQKHDFTETEREEVQCSEWGDHYSTTSSSEDEDDDRDSRSEMGVHSNFGSSTRAESVSAATAPVQPPQPPKYAASTSKSERRTENSSANYGEISDMKMVVRHKDLKEIVEAIKENFEKAAAAGDQVSEMLETGRAQLDRSFKQLKKTVYHSSSVLSTLSSSWTSKPPLAVRYRLDATSLEQQGGPKSLCSTLDRLLAWEKKLYEEVKARETVKIEHEKKLSLLQSQEYKGEDEIKLDKTKTSLKKLQSLIIVTSQAVSTTSTAIIGLRDTDLVPQLVELCHGFMYMWRSMHQYHEIQNNIVQQVRGLVNRTSKGESTSELHRQATRDLESAVSSWHSSFCRLIKFQRDFVRSLHGWFKLTLTPVDNDNVNGNREPSDVYVFCDEWKLALDRVPDTVASEAIKSFINVVHVISAKQSEELKVKKRTESASKELEKKASSIRNLERKFYQSYSMVGIGMPESGSGAEGGLALDARDPLAEKKTELAACQRRVQDEMMRHSKAAEVTRAMTLNNLQTGLPGVFQALTSFSSLFTEALESVCTRSYSIK, encoded by the exons ATGGGTTGTGCGGCCTCGAAGCTCGACAATGAAGATACGGTGAGGCGGTGTAAGGACCGGCGCCGCCTCATGAAAGAAGCAGTCCACGCTCGCCACCACTTGGCTGCTGCTCACGCCGACTACTGCCGCTCCCTCCGCGTCACCGGCTCCGCACTCACTTCCTTCGCCTCCTATGAACCTCTGGCCGTCTCTGACCAGACCCCCGCTGTCTTCCTCCACCCTCCGCCGCAGCTGTACCAGAAACATCCGCCGCCTCCCTCCGAAAAACCCATCTCCCCACGTGTTCTGTCTCCCTCCCCGTCGCTCCACCAACCTCCTCCTCCGCCATTTTCTCCGTTTCCGGTTCATTCTCCCACTATAGCCAGCTCAAAGCTACCCCACATACTTTCTTCTTCGTCTCTCGCCTCTTCGGTTCCTCCTTCCCGGAGCCACAACCTCCAGCGCCGCCGTAAACAGCAACAGCCGAAGCTTCCCCACATTCTCTCGGAATCGAGTCCGTCGTCTTCCCCTCAGAGCCAGAAGTCCAATTTTACTACTGGGTTTCCCACTGCTTTCCAGGCCAACTCGACCTATACCAGTACTCCATCTCAGGCATCATCGATTTGGAACTGGGAAAACTTTTACCCTCCTTCACCGCCCGATTCCGAATTTTTCAATCAGCGCAGGACCGAGACGAAGCAGTTCCCACAGGAGAAGCAATCTAATCACGACGACGACGATGAAGGTGACTCCGAAATAGAAATGGAAACGGAGACAGAGACCGAAAGATCGGAGTACGATTTTTTCCATCCGAAGGTTCAAGAAGATCACCTTCATCACCAGAAGCACGATTTTACCGAGACAGAGAGGGAAGAGGTCCAGTGCAGCGAGTGGGGCGACCATTACAGCACAACAAGCTCGTCTGAGGATGAAGATGACGATAGGGATTCGAGATCCGAGATGGGTGTGCACTCGAATTTTGGATCGTCGACTCGGGCGGAATCGGTGAGTGCTGCAACTGCACCTGTTCAGCCTCCACAGCCACCCAAGTACGCGGCCAGTACCAGCAAGTCCGAGAGGAGGACGGAGAACTCGTCAGCCAACTACGGGGAGATTTCGGACATGAAAATGGTTGTGAGGCACAAGGATCTTAAGGAAATCGTGGAGGCTATTAAAGAGAATTTTGAAAAAGCCGCGGCTGCCGGAGACCAGGTCTCGGAAATGCTGGAGACTGGGAGGGCTCAGCTTGATCGGAGCTTTAAGCAGCTTAAAA AGACCGTTTATCACTCGAGCAGTGTACTTAGTACGTTGAGCTCTAGCTGGACCTCAAAACCGCCCCTGGCTGTTAGGTACAGGCTCGACGCCACTTCACTCGAACAGCAGGGCGGTCCAAAGAGCCTTTGCTCCACTTTGGACCGCCTCTTGGCTTGGGAAAAGAAGCTTTACGAGGAAGTGAAG GCAAGAGAAACTGTCAAGATAGAACATGAAAAGAAGTTGTCACTGCTACAAAGTCAAGAGTACAAAGGAGAAGATGAAATTAAGCTAGACAAGACCAAAACTTCCTTAAAGAAGCTGCAATCACTCATTATAGTCACCTCTCAGGCCGTTTCTACAACCTCAACTGCCATCATTGGTCTCAGAGACACTGACCTAGTTCCTCAGCTCGTTGAACTCTGTCACGG GTTTATGTATATGTGGAGATCAATGCACCAGTAccatgaaattcaaaataatattgtGCAACAAGTTCGTGGTCTTGTGAACAGAACGTCAAAGGGTGAATCAACTTCTGAGCTACACCGGCAGGCAACTCGTGACCTTGAATCAGCTGTCTCTTCATGGCATTCCAGTTTTTGCCGCTTGATAAAGTTCCAACGGGACTTTGTTAGGTCACTGCATGGATGGTTCAAGCTCACTCTTACTCCTGTTGACAATGACAATGTCAATGGCAACAGAGAGCCCTCCGATGTGTATGTCTTTTGTGATGAGTGGAAGCTTGCACTTGATCGTGTTCCAGACACAGTGGCATCTGAGGCCATCAAGAGCTTTATCAATGTTGTCCATGTGATATCTGCTAAGCAAAGTGAAGAGCTTAAGGTAAAAAAGCGCACTGAAAGTGCATCAAAGGAGCTCGAGAAGAAGGCATCATCTATCCGAAACTTAGAGAGGAAATTCTACCAGTCGTACTCCATGGTTGGTATTGGGATGCCCGAATCTGGGTCTGGGGCAGAAGGCGGATTAGCCTTGGATGCTCGGGACCCGCTCGCTGAGAAAAAGACAGAACTTGCAGCTTGCCAGAGACGAGTGCAAGATGAAATGATGAGGCATTCCAAGGCAGCTGAGGTAACAAGGGCCATGACGCTAAACAATCTTCAAACGGGTTTGCCAGGAGTGTTTCAAGCATTGACTAGCTTTTCTTCCTTATTTACAGAGGCACTTGAGTCTGTTTGTACTCGATCCTATTCAATCAAATAG